From Aedes albopictus strain Foshan chromosome 1, AalbF5, whole genome shotgun sequence, one genomic window encodes:
- the LOC134288019 gene encoding uncharacterized protein LOC134288019 — protein MDGHHNATGFNCKKCQRPDSADEQMVACDSCQDWEHFTCAGVDVSIKDQPYVCSECKLKKTGAKPKESLRPPDKQDKKSSRASSKKANSKNNPAPSSVSSATRMAMLQAQLKMIEDQELQQARDLEAEEELKKREMEEAQRQLEEKRKLQEEENRLRELKLREEKEILEKRKIMRQQSAEKKNELLKQMSEFGSKSGSNVDSNEKVSSWLAKQEDLPPPPAEPLVHTNKPFPALAQTAAMTSTHVLPQFPSSSAAPGQGPGPSFLAPPLMSTTVPPTFQSNMPTFCTPYGANNVAPPAQMPVTVATENQPMHSSIPPHVPSAAPASVPNPQPFPSMFAASGGEVGQSHLYSSGNLAPPEVPATLNTNQLAARQVLGKELPKFSGRPEDWPLFITSFEQSTIACGYTNVENLIRLKKCLDGNALESVRSKLLLPSSVPHVIQTLRTLYGRPELLIRSLLEKIHHAPTPRYDRLETVIEFGIAVQTLVDYLVAAGQNVHLSNPALMQELVEKLPGTMRMEWAVYKSRLPVATLQTFGEFMSGLVATASQVSFELPTLDRSARSDRAKVKSKGVVQTHSAGSASTPSTSMVKTGKLVKPCSCCSREGHRLAECDRFKLLKTDDRWKLAEQKSLCRTCLNNHGKWPCRSWKGCEIEGCRHKHHTLLHGAPSNSQSAGMTASHLSTDQFCMFRIVPVVLHAKGRKLSIFAFIDEGSSETLIEETVAKQLDATGPTEPLTLHWTGSVSREETNSQRIQLKITAKSGGAHHDLRHVRTVSCLVLPSQTLRYEEMAQRFPHLRGLPIEDYSNVQPKLLIGLNNLGLCVPRKLREGRPHEPVAVKCHLGWSVYGGVSSSAIRSVAVNFHAATASDPDKLLNEQLRDYFAIESSMVSPGFQTDSEEDKRARALLESTTRRIGNCFETGLLWRTDAVDFPDSYGMALRRLQSLERKFRQHPGLGDRVAQQIRDYERKGYARQATEEDLAYNDNSRTWYLPLGIVVNPKKPNKLRLIWDAAAKVGDVSFNSKLLKGPDLLTPLPAVLSRFRQFPVAVAGDIKEMFHQIKIRKQDQQSQRFLWREHPSEQPRIYIMEVATFGSTCSPASAQFVKNLNAAEYADQYPRAVVAIHDNHYVDDYLDSFQTIEEAVQVVGEVKHVHAMGGFEIRNMLSNSVEVLRRIEELPGENSKDLSLTRGETTESVLGMRWVPTEDAFTYTFALRADLQAVLEDDHVPTKRELLKVVMSLFDPLGCISFFLVHGKILIQDSWISKIGWDDPISDSCFVRWKQWTALFDQLPSLRIPRCYFRAPYPNNFDKLQLHVFVDASESAYSCVAYFRLPVGEQIQVAMVAAKTKVAPINTISIPRLELKAAVLGTRLLESVKQYHTIPIEDSFLWSDSKTVLAWIQSEHRRYHKFVAVRVGEILLSTDAKNWRWVPSKTNPADEATKWKTGPNLSTDGPWFRGPNFLRQHETSWPAQLQTFTTQEEIRSVHLHRIQCSIVDPARFSKWMKMQRTVAFVLRYVDNLKRKVDGRQLASGILNQEELAKAEQFLWKTAQAEAFPEEITVLKRTQGSPESRHCVVSKSSRIYKRWPFLDEDGVLRMRGRISAAPFVQYETKYPAILPEKHPITFLLVESFHCRFRHANRETITNELRQRFDIPRLRALISRVMRSCAWCRIAKASPKPPVMGPLPEARVTPFIRPFTYVGLDYFGPVFVKVGRSQAKRWVALFTCLTIRAVHLEVVHSLNAVSCIMAIRRFVSRRGTPAEFHTDNGTCFQAASKELASEIKSRNEEIALTFTSAQTKWCFIPPSAPHMGGAWERLVRSVKAAVGTILDAPRRPDDETLETVLFEAEAMINCRPLTYVPLESADEESITPNHFLLGSSNGVRIRPTEPVPEHATLRSNWKLAQHITDQLWRKVDQRVSACNRPQV, from the coding sequence ATGGATGGACATCACAATGCCACTGGGTTCAACTGCAAGAAGTGCCAACGACCCGATTCGGCGGATGAGCAGATGGTCGCTTGTGATTCGTGTCAGGATTGGGAGCACTTTACCTGCGCTGGGGTAGATGTGAGCATTAAGGACCAGCCGTATGTGTGCAGTGAATGCAAGCTCAAGAAAACCGGAGCCAAGCCGAAGGAATCGTTGAGACCGCCGGACAAGCAGGATAAGAAGTCATCGAGAGCTTCGTCGAAGAAGGCAAACTCGAAAAACAACCCTGCCCCTTCGAGTGTCAGTTCCGCAACACGAATGGCTATGCTGCAGGCGCAGCTGAAAATGATTGAGGATCAGGAGTTGCAGCAGGCTCGTGATTTAGAGGCGGAAGAAGAGCTAAAAAAGCGCGAAATGGAGGAAGCTCAACGTCAGCTGGAGGAAAAAAGGAAGCTACAGGAAGAGGAAAACCGCCTACGTGAGTTGAAACTACGTGAGGAAAAGGAGATTCTCGAAAAGCGAAAAATCATGAGGCAGCAATCCGCTGAGAAGAAAAATGAGCTTTTAAAGCAGATGTCCGAATTCGGCAGCAAGTCCGGTTCAAACGTAGATTCGAACGAGAAGGTGTCATCGTGGCTGGCAAAACAAGAGGATCTACCGCCACCTCCGGCGGAGCCACTTGTACACACCAACAAGCCATTCCCCGCGTTGGCACAAACTGCAGCCATGACATCAACGCACGTTCTACCGCAATTTCCATCCAGTTCGGCGGCGCCTGGTCAGGGACCAGGACCTAGTTTCCTTGCGCCTCCGCTCATGTCAACTACTGTTCCGCCTACCTTCCAATCAAACATGCCGACGTTCTGCACACCGTATGGCGCGAACAATGTGGCGCCGCCGGCGCAGATGCCCGTTACAGTAGCGACTGAAAATCAACCGATGCATAGCAGCATTCCACCACACGTTCCATCTGCTGCACCAGCTTCAGTGCCGAATCCGCAACCATTCCCGTCGATGTTCGCTGCATCTGGTGGCGAAGTTGGTCAATCGCACCTTTACTCGAGTGGCAATCTGGCGCCACCCGAGGTCCCAGCAACTCTAAACACCAATCAGCTGGCAGCGCGACAAGTTCTGGGGAAGGAGCTGCCAAAGTTCAGTGGTCGTCCGGAGGACTGGCCACTCTTCATAACGAGCTTCGAACAATCCACGATAGCATGCGGCTATACAAACGTCGAAAATTTGATCCGCCTCAAGAAATGTCTTGATGGTAACGCGTTGGAGTCCGTGCGTAGCAAGCTTCTCCTCCCGTCCAGCGTACCGCATGTGATTCAAACACTTCGCACTCTCTACGGACGACCCGAACTGCTGATTCGTTCGTTATTGGAAAAAATCCATCACGCTCCGACGCCTAGATACGACCGTTTGGAAACCGTGATTGAATTCGGAATAGCAGTTCAGACTCTGGTTGACTATCTAGTCGCGGCGGGCCAGAATGTCCACCTCTCAAATCCCGCACTCATGCAAGAGCTGGTGGAGAAACTGCCGGGGACGATGAGAATGGAGTGGGCTGTTTATAAGTCTCGGCTTCCGGTAGCTACGTTGCAGACTTTTGGAGAGTTCATGTCTGGGCTGGTGGCGACGGCGAGTCAGGTTTCGTTCGAGCTTCCCACACTTGATCGGTCCGCAAGGAGTGACAGGGCTAAAGTGAAAAGTAAAGGCGTCGTTCAAACCCATTCGGCAGGTTCTGCTTCAACTCCATCTACTTCGATGGTCAAGACTGGAAAGCTGGTGAAACCATGTTCATGCTGTAGTCGAGAAGGCCATAGACTAGCGGAATGCGATCGATTCAAGCTCCTGAAAACAGACGACCGTTGGAAACTGGCAGAACAGAAGAGTCTTTGCCGTACTTGCCTCAATAACCACGGAAAGTGGCCCTGCCGGTCATGGAAAGGTTGTGAAATAGAAGGCTGTCGGCACAAACATCACACACTGCTCCATGGGGCGCCGTCAAATTCTCAGTCTGCCGGTATGACAGCCAGCCACTTGTCTACGGATCAGTTCTGTATGTTCAGGATCGTTCCAGTGGTGCTGCATGCAAAGGGACGAAAGCTGTCCATCTTTGCCTTCATCGATGAAGGATCGTCGGAAACTCTCATCGAAGAAACAGTGGCTAAACAGTTGGACGCAACAGGGCCAACCGAACCACTGACTTTACACTGGACTGGAAGTGTCTCCCGAGAAGAAACGAACTCGCAGCGAATACAGTTAAAGATTACTGCAAAGAGCGGCGGGGCTCATCATGACCTTCGTCATGTACGTACCGTGAGCTGCCTAGTGCTTCCGTCACAAACATTACGTTATGAGGAAATGGCTCAACGTTTCCCTCACCTACGAGGACTCCCAATCGAAGACTACTCGAACGTGCAACCCAAATTGCTGATCGGACTCAACAATCTCGGCCTATGCGTCCCGAGGAAATTGCGGGAAGGAAGACCTCATGAACCGGTGGCCGTTAAGTGTCATCTTGGATGGAGTGTCTACGGTGGCGTTTCTTCTAGTGCGATTCGAAGCGTTGCTGTTAACTTTCACGCTGCCACTGCATCGGATCCTGATAAGCTTCTCAATGAACAACTTCGAGATTACTTTGCAATCGAAAGCAGCATGGTATCGCCTGGCTTTCAAACAGATTCGGAGGAGGACAAACGTGCGAGAGCTCTTTTGGAATCTACAACCCGGCGGATCGGAAACTGTTTTGAAACCGGACTTCTCTGGAGGACAGACGCGGTGGATTTCCCCGACAGTTACGGCATGGCGCTACGCCGGCTTCAATCTCTGGAACGGAAGTTTCGTCAGCATCCAGGTCTCGGAGACAGGGTTGCTCAGCAGATACGTGATTACGAGCGAAAAGGGTATGCACGgcaagctacagaagaagacctggCGTACAACGACAACAGTCGAACGTGGTATCTTCCCTTAGGAATTGTGGTCAACCCTAAAAAACCCAACAAGCTTCGATTGATATGGGACGCAGCGGCGAAGGTTGGCGACGTGTCTTTCAACTCGAAACTCCTGAAAGGGCCGGATCTATTGACCCCGCTCCCGGCTGTACTCTCTCGGTTCCGCCAATTTCCGGTTGCAGTTGCAGGGGATATCAAAGAGATGTTCCACCAGATCAAAATACGGAAACAAGATCAACAGTCTCAACGCTTCCTCTGGCGGGAACATCCATCTGAGCAACCTAGGATCTACATTATGGAAGTTGCAACATTTGGCTCAACGTGCTCCCCAGCATCGGCGCAGTTCGTGAAGAACCTCAACGCTGCAGAGTACGCCGACCAGTATCCTCGGGCTGTAGTTGCTATCCACGACAACCACTATGTGGATGATTACTTGGACAGTTTTCAGACGATTGAGGAAGCGGTTCAAGTAGTTGGGGAAGTGAAACACGTCCATGCGATGGGCGGATTTGAAATTCGTAATATGCTTTCGAACTCTGTGGAGGTACTTCGAAGGATTGAAGAGCTTCCTGGCGAAAACTCCAAGGACTTATCGTTGACGCGTGGGGAAACTACTGAATCGGTACTCGGAATGCGCTGGGTACCAACGGAGGACGCATTTACCTACACGTTTGCCCTTCGAGCCGATCTACAAGCGGTGTTGGAGGACGATCATGTGCCGACAAAGCGGGAACTCCTGAAAGTAGTGATGAGTTTGTTCGATCCACTTGGCTGTATCTCTTTCTTCTTGGTACACGGGAAGATCCTCATCCAAGATAGCTGGATTTCGAAGATTGGCTGGGACGATCCTATATCCGATAGCTGCTTTGTGCGATGGAAACAGTGGACTGCGCTCTTCGATCAACTGCCGTCGCTCAGGATTCCTCGGTGCTACTTTCGGGCACCCTATCCGAATAATTTCGATAAACTACAGCTGCACGTCTTCGTAGATGCTAGTGAGTCTGCGTATTCGTGCGTGGCGTACTTCCGTCTTCCAGTCGGAGAGCAGATTCAAGTGGCTATGGTTGCCGCCAAGACAAAGGTGGCCCCTATCAATACTATCTCCATTCCGCGTTTAGAGCTGAAAGCTGCCGTTCTCGGAACTCGCCTGTTGGAATCTGTAAAACAGTACCATACCATTCCGATTGAGGATTCTTTCCTATGGAGTGATTCCAAAACGGTGCTAGCGTGGATTCAATCGGAACACCGTCGCTATCACAAGTTTGTTGCCGTGCGCGTCGGAGAAATTCTGCTTTCTACGGATGCGAAGAACTGGCGATGGGTACCCTCGAAAACTAATCCAGCTGACGAGGCCACTAAATGGAAAACTGGACCGAATCTCAGCACAGACGGCCCGTGGTTTCGTGGTCCAAACTTCTTGAGGCAACACGAAACCTCTTGGCCAGCACAGCTACAAACCTTCACCACTCAAGAAGAAATACGCTCTGTGCATCTGCACCGGATTCAATGTTCCATCGTAGATCCTGCACGATTCAGCAAGTGGATGAAAATGCAGCGTACGGTCGCGTTTGTGTTGCGGTACGTTGACAATCTAAAACGGAAGGTCGATGGTCGCCAACTAGCCAGCGGAATACTTAACCAAGAGGAGCTGGCGAAAGCAGAGCAGTTTCTTTGGAAAACCGCACAAGCAGAAGCCTTTCCAGAGGAAATAACAGTGCTCAAACGAACCCAAGGATCTCCAGAATCACGACACTGTGTAGTATCGAAATCAAGCCGCATCTACAAGCGATGGCCCTTCCTGGACGAAGATGGTGTTCTCCGTATGCGAGGTAGAATTTCTGCAGCTCCTTTCGTACAATACGAAACAAAGTATCCAGCGATCTTGCCCGAGAAGCATCCAATCACGTTTCTTCTCGTAGAGTCGTTCCACTGCCGATTTCGTCATGCGAATAGGGAAACCATTACGAACGAACTACGACAACGTTTCGACATACCCAGACTGCGAGCGCTGATTAGTCGAGTCATGCGAAGTTGTGCCTGGTGCCGAATAGCGAAGGCATCCCCAAAACCACCTGTAATGGGCCCTCTACCAGAAGCCCGTGTAACACCATTCATCCGGCCATTTACATACGTGGGACTGGACTACTTTGGCCCGGTGTTCGTGAAAGTCGGTAGGAGTCAGGCAAAGCGATGGGTGGCACTGTTCACCTGCCTTACCATCAGGGCGGTGCACCTCGAAGTGGTGCATAGCCTCAACGCTGTATCCTGCATCATGGCTATTCGTCGATTTGTATCTCGACGAGGTACCCCTGCTGAATTCCACACCGATAACGGAACCTGCTTTCAAGCCGCAAGCAAGGAGTTGGCCAGCGAGATAAAGTCTCGGAATGAGGAGATAGCTCTCACGTTCACCAGCGCGCAGACAAAATGGTGTTTCATTCCACCCTCTGCACCCCACATGGGCGGAGCGTGGGAACGTCTTGTACGTTCGGTGAAGGCAGCGGTTGGGACAATACTAGACGCTCCTCGACGACCAGATGACGAAACCCTGGAGACCGTTCTGTTTGAAGCAGAGGCTATGATCAACTGTAGACCTTTAACCTACGTGCCTTTGGAGTCAGCGGACGAAGAATCTATCACCCCGAATCATTTTCTGCTTGGTAGCTCCAACGGAGTGAGAATTCGACCCACGGAACCTGTCCCAGAACATGCGACGTTAAGGAGTAACTGGAAACTTGCTCAACACATCACCGATCAACTGTGGCGCAAGGTGGATCAAAGAGTTTCTGCCTGTAATCGCCCGCAGGTCTAA